A region of Caldibacillus debilis DSM 16016 DNA encodes the following proteins:
- a CDS encoding carboxypeptidase M32: MTVTSIQQTEKAFFEEIKKILAYQEALNLIYWDLRTKAPAKAVEGRSQVIGTLTGEVYQLMTSEKMREYVGELLDPGVRDRLSEITVKSAEHLKKEIDRMIKIPSDEYRQFVELQAKSESVWEEAKEKRDFQLFKPYLEQLVEMTKKFIGYWGYEGHPYNTLLDQYEPGMTVEQLDTVFRQLRDGIVRLLEKIEGSNVRWNSEFLHTRFPKEKQEAFSLEILRQLGYDFAAGRLDETVHPFAIGLNGGDVRITTKYNEQDFRVAIFGTIHEAGHAIYEQNFSERLKGTPLFGGASMGIHESQSLFHENFIGRNLHFWEHNYGLLQQYAGGAFDSVSLDDFYRAINEVKPSLIRIEADELTYPLHIIIRYELEKALFTGELAVDDLPAVWNDKYEQYLGVRPEHDGHGVLQDVHWSSASFGYFPSYALGYMYAAQLKAAMLKSIPDFDRLLAKGEIAPIRKWLTEHVHQYGRLKKPLEILRDAAGEGLNASHLLNYLREKYAYIYQF; the protein is encoded by the coding sequence TTGACCGTAACATCCATCCAACAAACAGAAAAAGCGTTTTTCGAGGAAATCAAAAAGATTCTTGCCTATCAGGAGGCATTGAACCTCATCTATTGGGATTTGCGGACGAAGGCTCCCGCCAAAGCGGTGGAAGGCCGTTCGCAGGTCATCGGGACGTTGACCGGTGAAGTTTATCAATTGATGACCTCGGAAAAAATGCGGGAATACGTCGGGGAGTTATTGGACCCCGGGGTTCGGGACCGGCTGTCGGAAATTACGGTAAAGTCGGCGGAGCATCTGAAGAAGGAAATCGACCGGATGATCAAAATTCCTTCCGACGAATACCGGCAATTTGTCGAGCTTCAGGCCAAATCGGAGTCGGTGTGGGAAGAGGCGAAGGAGAAGCGGGACTTTCAGCTTTTCAAGCCCTACCTTGAACAGCTGGTGGAAATGACGAAAAAATTCATCGGTTATTGGGGCTATGAAGGGCATCCCTATAACACCTTGCTGGATCAGTATGAACCGGGAATGACCGTCGAACAACTCGACACCGTTTTCCGTCAATTGCGGGACGGCATCGTCCGCCTGCTGGAAAAAATCGAAGGATCGAACGTCCGTTGGAATTCCGAATTTTTACATACCCGTTTTCCCAAGGAAAAACAGGAAGCTTTTTCATTGGAAATCCTCCGCCAGCTCGGTTACGATTTTGCGGCCGGCCGGCTGGATGAAACCGTCCATCCCTTCGCCATCGGCCTGAACGGCGGGGACGTGCGGATCACCACCAAATACAACGAACAGGATTTTCGCGTCGCCATTTTCGGAACGATTCACGAAGCGGGGCATGCCATCTACGAACAGAACTTTTCCGAACGGCTGAAGGGAACGCCCCTTTTCGGCGGGGCATCCATGGGCATCCATGAGTCCCAATCCCTGTTCCATGAAAATTTCATCGGCAGGAACTTGCATTTTTGGGAACATAATTACGGGCTTTTGCAGCAATATGCCGGCGGGGCCTTCGATTCCGTCTCCCTGGACGATTTTTACCGGGCGATCAACGAGGTGAAACCGTCCCTGATCCGCATCGAAGCGGATGAGCTCACCTATCCGTTGCACATCATCATCCGCTATGAACTGGAAAAGGCCCTGTTCACCGGGGAGTTGGCGGTGGACGACTTGCCGGCGGTTTGGAACGACAAATACGAACAATATCTGGGCGTAAGGCCGGAGCATGACGGCCATGGGGTGCTGCAGGACGTTCACTGGTCTTCCGCATCCTTCGGTTATTTCCCGTCTTACGCATTGGGCTATATGTATGCCGCCCAATTGAAAGCGGCGATGCTGAAGAGCATCCCGGATTTCGACCGGCTGCTTGCCAAAGGGGAAATCGCCCCCATCCGGAAATGGCTGACCGAGCATGTCCATCAGTACGGGCGTTTGAAAAAACCGTTGGAGATCTTGCGGGATGCCGCCGGGGAAGGGCTGAACGCCAGCCATCTGTTGAACTATTTGCGGGAGAAATATGCTTATATTTATCAATTTTAG
- a CDS encoding DMT family transporter, protein MKKYRPHFLIVAAASLWGLISVFVKNLTAIGFSAMEIVAVRAAFAFLLLGFFGMFRRRGELRLDIRHFPYFVGTGIFSIVFFNWCYFTAINELSVSLAVILLYTAPAFVALLSVLFLKEPFSRRKGWGVAGTMAGCLLLSGVMDDRLSGSSLFGFAAGLGSGLGYALYTIFGKFCIRHYSSFATTLYTFLAASLFLVPYTRLWEKLPLLADGKALLFSLGLAFVPTVLAYLLYTEGLRGVDGSVAAVLATVEPVVAFLIGMTLYGERFAPVQWIGGIVVLLSVLLVQKEDKGNIGQAG, encoded by the coding sequence ATGAAAAAATACCGTCCCCATTTCCTCATCGTGGCGGCCGCTTCCCTGTGGGGGCTCATTTCCGTCTTCGTAAAAAATTTAACGGCCATCGGCTTTTCCGCCATGGAGATCGTGGCGGTGCGGGCCGCCTTTGCCTTTTTGCTCCTCGGCTTCTTCGGCATGTTCCGCCGGCGGGGGGAGCTCCGGCTGGACATCCGTCATTTTCCCTATTTTGTCGGGACGGGGATCTTCAGCATCGTCTTTTTTAATTGGTGCTATTTTACCGCCATCAACGAATTGTCCGTATCGCTGGCGGTCATCCTGCTGTATACGGCTCCCGCTTTTGTCGCCCTTTTGTCCGTCCTCTTCTTGAAGGAGCCCTTCTCCCGGCGAAAGGGATGGGGCGTGGCAGGGACGATGGCCGGCTGCCTTCTTTTGTCCGGCGTCATGGATGACCGGCTTTCGGGAAGCAGCCTGTTCGGATTTGCCGCCGGCCTCGGTTCCGGGTTGGGGTACGCGCTGTATACGATCTTCGGAAAATTTTGCATCAGACATTATTCATCCTTTGCCACCACCCTCTATACCTTTTTAGCCGCTTCCCTGTTTTTGGTTCCGTACACCCGGCTCTGGGAAAAGCTTCCGCTGCTCGCCGACGGAAAGGCCCTCCTTTTTTCCCTCGGCCTCGCCTTTGTTCCGACGGTGCTGGCCTATCTGCTGTATACGGAAGGCCTGCGGGGGGTGGACGGCAGCGTGGCCGCCGTTCTGGCGACGGTGGAACCGGTGGTGGCCTTCCTCATCGGGATGACCCTATACGGCGAACGCTTTGCCCCCGTCCAATGGATCGGCGGGATCGTCGTCCTTCTCTCCGTCCTCCTCGTTCAGAAGGAAGATAAGGGGAACATCGGACAGGCGGGGTAG
- a CDS encoding b(o/a)3-type cytochrome-c oxidase subunit 1 → MSKALTKIDRKDAKMVMAHLYVAFVSLAIGGLCGLLQVLVRTGKVQLPAGISYYQILTVHGVILALVLTTFFIIGFQFAAISRTAGTLSNGIRKTGWAGFWTMLIGTVLAATMILLNEASVLYTFYAPLQAHFLFYLGLTLVVVGSWISCAGMVAAYVKWRKANPGKPGPLLTFMSVVNAVLWFIATLGVAATVLFQLLPWSMGLVDRVNVAVSRTLFWYFGHPLVYFWLLPAYMCWYVIIPKVIGGKMFSDTMARLAFILFLIFSIPVGFHHQLVEPGIDPAWKFIQVILTFMVAIPSLMTAFAMFATFELYGRSQGAKGLFGWVKKLPWNDARFTVPFIGMLAFIPGGIGGLINASHQLNAVVHNTIWVTGHFHLTIATTVILTYFGVAYWLVPHLTGRVLTKKMNRLAIIQGVTWAVGMTFMSGAMHAEGLLGGPRRSAFSTYGDAPQALEWIPYQIAQAVGGAILFLSIILCLIIFINLAFFAPKGEEEFPVSEASEHAAQPSPVFENWKLWVGITAALILFAYTIPFIDMIQNAPPGAKGFKLW, encoded by the coding sequence ATGAGTAAAGCGCTGACAAAAATCGACCGGAAAGACGCCAAAATGGTGATGGCCCATTTATACGTCGCCTTCGTTTCCCTGGCCATCGGCGGATTGTGCGGCCTGCTTCAGGTGCTCGTCCGTACGGGGAAGGTGCAGCTTCCCGCGGGAATCAGTTATTATCAAATTTTGACCGTCCACGGCGTCATTCTCGCCCTCGTGTTGACCACATTCTTTATCATCGGATTCCAATTCGCCGCCATCAGCCGGACGGCCGGCACCCTGTCGAACGGGATCCGGAAAACGGGATGGGCCGGCTTTTGGACGATGCTGATCGGCACCGTTCTTGCGGCAACCATGATCCTTTTGAACGAGGCATCGGTCCTGTATACCTTTTACGCGCCGTTGCAAGCCCATTTTCTTTTCTATTTGGGACTGACGCTGGTCGTCGTCGGCAGCTGGATCAGCTGCGCGGGCATGGTCGCCGCTTACGTAAAATGGCGGAAGGCGAATCCGGGGAAACCGGGCCCGCTCCTCACCTTCATGTCCGTCGTAAACGCGGTGCTGTGGTTCATCGCCACCCTGGGCGTGGCTGCCACCGTCCTGTTCCAATTGCTGCCCTGGTCCATGGGCCTTGTGGATCGGGTCAACGTCGCCGTCAGCCGGACCTTGTTCTGGTATTTCGGCCACCCGCTCGTCTATTTCTGGCTCTTGCCCGCCTATATGTGCTGGTATGTGATCATCCCGAAGGTGATCGGCGGAAAGATGTTTTCGGACACGATGGCCCGTCTGGCCTTCATCCTGTTCCTGATCTTCTCCATCCCGGTCGGATTCCACCACCAATTGGTGGAACCGGGGATTGATCCGGCATGGAAATTCATTCAGGTCATTTTAACCTTCATGGTTGCCATCCCGTCTTTGATGACGGCGTTCGCCATGTTTGCGACCTTTGAATTATACGGCCGTTCCCAAGGGGCGAAAGGCCTGTTCGGCTGGGTGAAGAAGCTGCCTTGGAACGACGCCCGCTTTACCGTCCCGTTCATCGGGATGCTCGCCTTCATTCCGGGGGGCATCGGCGGATTAATCAACGCTTCCCACCAATTGAACGCGGTGGTTCACAACACGATCTGGGTGACGGGCCACTTCCATTTGACGATCGCCACGACGGTAATTTTAACCTACTTCGGGGTTGCCTATTGGCTCGTTCCCCACTTGACGGGCAGGGTTTTGACGAAAAAAATGAACCGCCTGGCGATCATCCAAGGGGTGACATGGGCGGTCGGCATGACCTTCATGTCCGGCGCCATGCATGCGGAAGGCCTCCTCGGCGGCCCGCGCCGTTCGGCATTTTCCACTTACGGTGACGCGCCCCAGGCCCTGGAATGGATCCCCTATCAAATCGCCCAGGCGGTGGGAGGAGCCATCCTCTTCCTGTCGATCATCCTGTGCCTGATCATCTTCATCAATCTGGCCTTCTTCGCTCCGAAGGGGGAAGAAGAATTCCCGGTGAGCGAAGCGAGCGAACATGCGGCGCAGCCGTCCCCTGTTTTTGAAAACTGGAAATTGTGGGTGGGGATCACTGCCGCATTGATCCTGTTCGCCTACACGATCCCGTTTATCGACATGATCCAAAACGCGCCTCCCGGGGCAAAGGGCTTCAAGCTTTGGTAA
- a CDS encoding cytochrome c oxidase subunit II: protein MHKYEKIWLVFGIGALIFFLSVIGVSAFYLGNQPPSCLATIDPDKVDQTAPFNEPGLKKVEGKDWDYELVYVAQAFSYTPNEVEIPKGAKVKFIVTTKDVIHGFEVAGTNVNMMVEPGYISEKVATFDKPGEYLVLCNEYCGAGHHMMYSKIKVVENQ from the coding sequence ATGCATAAGTATGAAAAAATATGGCTCGTTTTTGGTATCGGTGCATTAATTTTCTTTTTATCCGTCATCGGCGTCAGCGCCTTCTATCTGGGAAATCAGCCGCCCAGCTGCTTGGCGACCATCGACCCCGATAAGGTGGATCAGACGGCGCCCTTCAACGAACCGGGTTTGAAGAAAGTGGAAGGAAAAGACTGGGATTATGAACTCGTCTATGTCGCCCAAGCGTTCAGCTACACGCCGAACGAAGTGGAGATTCCGAAGGGTGCCAAGGTCAAATTCATCGTGACGACGAAGGACGTCATTCACGGCTTCGAAGTTGCGGGGACCAATGTGAACATGATGGTCGAACCCGGATATATCAGCGAAAAAGTCGCGACCTTCGATAAACCCGGGGAATATTTGGTGCTTTGCAACGAATATTGCGGAGCCGGGCACCACATGATGTATTCCAAGATTAAGGTGGTGGAAAATCAATGA
- a CDS encoding cytochrome c oxidase subunit 2A, translating to MAKAALQNDTEKKKWKDAEESGNLKGTLVAVMTMGVLIIAVWLGVFQLFLNRP from the coding sequence ATGGCAAAGGCCGCATTGCAAAATGATACGGAAAAGAAGAAATGGAAGGACGCCGAAGAATCCGGAAACCTGAAAGGGACGCTCGTTGCCGTCATGACGATGGGCGTATTGATCATCGCCGTCTGGTTGGGCGTATTCCAGTTGTTTTTAAACCGTCCGTAA
- a CDS encoding xanthine phosphoribosyltransferase yields the protein MEKLIEKIRKEGTVLGEDILKVDRFLNHQIDPLFMDEIGREFARRFRDDRVTKVLTAESSGIAPAVMTGLHLGVPVVFARKKKSVTMTDALYSEKVFSFTKKSEYELSVSKKFLSADDRVLIIDDFLANGQAAGALVKITEKSGASLAGIGIVIEKSFQEGGSLLRKQGIRVESLAKIESLAGGVIHFADTKREVYAR from the coding sequence ATGGAGAAGCTGATTGAAAAGATCAGGAAGGAAGGAACCGTCCTGGGAGAGGACATTTTGAAGGTGGACCGGTTTTTGAACCATCAGATCGATCCGTTGTTCATGGACGAGATCGGACGGGAATTTGCCCGCCGTTTCCGGGATGACCGGGTGACGAAAGTCCTGACGGCGGAATCGTCGGGAATCGCGCCGGCCGTGATGACCGGCTTGCATCTCGGGGTGCCTGTCGTTTTCGCCAGGAAAAAGAAGTCGGTCACAATGACGGATGCGCTTTATTCGGAAAAGGTATTTTCCTTTACGAAAAAAAGCGAGTACGAACTTTCGGTGTCAAAGAAATTTTTGAGCGCCGATGACCGGGTTCTCATCATCGACGATTTTTTGGCCAACGGCCAGGCGGCAGGCGCCCTCGTGAAGATCACGGAAAAATCGGGGGCATCCTTGGCAGGGATCGGGATCGTCATTGAAAAAAGCTTCCAGGAAGGCGGAAGCCTCCTGCGGAAACAGGGGATCCGGGTCGAATCGTTGGCGAAAATCGAGTCGCTGGCGGGCGGCGTCATTCATTTTGCCGATACAAAAAGGGAGGTTTACGCGCGATGA
- a CDS encoding nucleobase:cation symporter-2 family protein gives MKLSGGKIASLGIQHVLAMYAGAVIVPLIVGSSLGLTAEQLTYLVSVDIFMCGVATILQVWKNRFFGIGLPVVLGCTFTAVAPMIEIGNQYGIPSIYGAILVSGAVVLLIAKHFSKLIKFFPPVVTGSVVTIIGVTLIPVAVGNMAGGEGSPDYGSPENILLSFGTLLLILAIFRFFKGFVRSIAILLGLIAGTAAASFFGKVDFSAVREADVFQVAQPFYFGLPEFHLAPILMMTIVAVVSLVESTGVYFALGDICDKRPDDRDLTRGYRSEGIAILLGGIVNSFPYTTFSQNVGLIQLSGVKSRNVIYTAGAFLIALGSVPKLGALTTIIPASVLGGAMMAMFGMVIAYGIKMLSTVDFSKQENLLVMACSIGMGLGVTVAPDLFERLPGALQIITSNGIVIGSLTAILLNLIFNLTRGKGMEAQLAAENVPAK, from the coding sequence ATGAAATTGTCAGGGGGAAAAATCGCTTCTTTGGGCATCCAGCATGTGTTGGCCATGTATGCGGGGGCTGTCATCGTTCCTTTGATTGTCGGGAGCTCCCTCGGATTGACGGCCGAGCAATTGACTTATCTCGTATCCGTGGATATTTTCATGTGCGGTGTCGCGACCATCTTGCAAGTTTGGAAGAACCGCTTTTTCGGGATCGGCTTGCCGGTCGTGTTAGGCTGCACCTTTACCGCGGTCGCGCCGATGATCGAAATCGGAAATCAATACGGGATCCCGTCCATATACGGAGCCATTCTCGTTTCGGGGGCGGTCGTCCTCCTCATCGCCAAGCACTTCAGCAAACTGATCAAATTTTTCCCGCCCGTCGTCACCGGATCGGTCGTGACGATCATCGGGGTGACCTTGATTCCGGTGGCCGTGGGGAATATGGCCGGCGGCGAAGGGAGCCCGGATTACGGCTCTCCGGAAAATATTTTGTTGTCCTTCGGGACTTTGCTCCTGATCTTGGCCATCTTCCGCTTTTTTAAAGGTTTTGTCCGGTCCATCGCCATCCTCCTCGGGCTGATCGCCGGAACCGCGGCGGCTTCCTTTTTCGGTAAGGTCGACTTTTCCGCCGTCCGGGAGGCGGATGTTTTTCAAGTGGCGCAACCCTTTTATTTCGGCCTTCCCGAGTTCCATTTGGCGCCCATCTTAATGATGACGATCGTCGCCGTCGTCAGTTTGGTCGAATCCACCGGCGTCTATTTCGCCCTCGGGGACATATGCGATAAGCGGCCGGACGACCGGGATTTGACCAGGGGCTACCGTTCGGAAGGCATCGCCATCCTTTTGGGCGGCATCGTCAATTCTTTTCCGTATACCACCTTTTCCCAAAACGTGGGGCTTATCCAGCTGTCGGGCGTCAAGAGCCGGAACGTCATCTATACCGCCGGCGCCTTTTTGATCGCCTTGGGCTCGGTGCCGAAGCTCGGGGCTTTGACGACGATCATCCCGGCATCGGTATTGGGCGGGGCGATGATGGCCATGTTCGGGATGGTGATCGCCTACGGCATTAAAATGTTGAGCACGGTGGATTTTTCGAAACAGGAAAATTTATTGGTCATGGCCTGTTCCATCGGCATGGGCCTGGGCGTCACCGTTGCCCCGGATCTGTTCGAACGGCTGCCCGGGGCCTTGCAAATCATCACTTCCAACGGGATTGTCATCGGCAGCCTGACGGCCATCCTTTTGAACCTGATCTTTAATTTGACCCGGGGAAAAGGGATGGAAGCCCAGCTGGCCGCGGAAAACGTCCCCGCGAAATGA
- the cspD gene encoding cold-shock protein CspD: MQTGRVKWFNNEKGYGFIEVEGGGDVFVHFTAIQGEGYKTLEEGQEVSFEIVEGNRGPQAANVVKL; the protein is encoded by the coding sequence ATGCAAACCGGTAGAGTAAAATGGTTTAACAATGAGAAAGGTTACGGATTTATCGAAGTGGAAGGTGGGGGCGACGTCTTCGTACACTTCACCGCCATCCAAGGCGAAGGGTACAAGACGCTGGAAGAAGGTCAAGAAGTTTCCTTTGAAATCGTGGAAGGAAACCGCGGACCTCAAGCAGCGAACGTGGTAAAATTATAA
- the mntR gene encoding transcriptional regulator MntR has product MTTPSMEDYIEQIYLLIETKGYARVSDIADALSVHPSSVTKMVQKLDKNEYLVYEKYRGFVLTPKGKKIGKRLVYRHDLLEQFLQMIGVDEENIYRDVEGIEHHLSWNAIDRIGDLVQYFEENPERLNELKQFQMRLE; this is encoded by the coding sequence ATGACGACACCGAGCATGGAAGATTATATCGAACAAATTTATTTGCTGATCGAAACGAAAGGCTATGCCCGGGTTTCCGATATCGCCGACGCGCTGTCCGTCCATCCTTCATCGGTCACGAAAATGGTTCAGAAACTCGATAAAAACGAATATTTGGTATATGAAAAATACCGGGGTTTCGTTCTCACCCCGAAAGGGAAAAAGATCGGGAAACGGCTGGTTTACCGCCACGATTTGCTGGAACAATTTTTGCAGATGATCGGGGTGGACGAGGAAAATATTTACCGGGACGTGGAAGGGATCGAACATCATCTGAGCTGGAACGCGATCGACAGGATCGGGGATCTGGTCCAATATTTCGAGGAAAATCCGGAACGGTTGAACGAGTTGAAACAATTCCAAATGAGGCTCGAATAA
- a CDS encoding DUF3892 domain-containing protein produces the protein MEYLTAVERNRQGEIINFQTSEGRIISYRKAAEEIKNGKIGRAQVLPDGSGLPKIVPDDPGDQDFAGYPPIF, from the coding sequence TTGGAATACCTCACGGCCGTCGAACGGAACCGCCAGGGGGAGATCATCAATTTCCAAACTTCCGAAGGAAGGATCATCTCCTACCGCAAAGCGGCGGAGGAAATAAAAAACGGGAAGATCGGCCGGGCGCAAGTCCTGCCGGACGGTTCCGGCCTGCCGAAAATTGTCCCCGACGATCCCGGGGACCAGGACTTTGCCGGCTATCCTCCCATTTTTTAG
- a CDS encoding MGDG synthase family glycosyltransferase, whose protein sequence is MKDLKILILYASYGNGHKQAAYALEQEFYRQGAQKVILSDVYIESYPKFANFTRTLYEKSYKPIGLPIYKAFYYGTDRYSRSGLAYLSQFIGLKRIREIIERERPDAIITTFPILSAPKLGSTEQYAIPTYTVITDYCLHSFWIHPNIHRYFVSSDKVGEELHKLGVAREKIVVSGIPIRASFESEPDVEKFYRTYPVDPAKKIVTVVAGAVGQLRNVEKLVPEILENRDIQVIVICGNNEKLYQKIVPLREEYPGRLTVFGYVENIHEILAASYCVITKPGGISITEAAAMKVPLIFFKPVPGQERENAEFFQASGAAFVTYHLSEIKEKINWLLRDGNKQREMKKAMERIYKPHASGTIVSEVIRSLENRVPYPKTAASKEK, encoded by the coding sequence GTGAAAGATTTGAAGATACTCATCCTGTACGCCAGTTACGGCAACGGCCACAAGCAGGCCGCCTATGCCCTTGAACAGGAATTTTATCGGCAAGGTGCCCAAAAGGTCATTTTGTCGGATGTATATATTGAATCATACCCGAAATTCGCGAATTTTACCCGCACCCTTTACGAAAAAAGCTATAAGCCTATCGGCTTGCCGATCTACAAGGCGTTCTATTACGGGACGGACAGATATTCCCGGAGCGGCCTCGCCTATTTGAGCCAGTTCATCGGCCTGAAGCGGATCAGGGAGATCATCGAAAGGGAGCGGCCGGACGCCATCATCACCACTTTCCCGATCCTTTCGGCGCCCAAGCTCGGCAGCACGGAACAATATGCGATCCCGACCTATACCGTGATCACCGATTACTGCCTGCATTCCTTTTGGATTCATCCCAATATCCACCGCTATTTTGTCAGTTCCGACAAAGTCGGGGAAGAGCTTCACAAGTTGGGGGTGGCGCGGGAAAAGATCGTCGTTTCCGGGATCCCGATCCGCGCTTCCTTTGAATCGGAGCCGGATGTGGAAAAATTTTACAGAACCTATCCGGTCGATCCCGCAAAAAAAATTGTCACCGTTGTCGCGGGAGCCGTCGGCCAGCTGCGCAATGTGGAAAAACTGGTGCCGGAAATCCTGGAAAACCGGGATATCCAGGTGATCGTCATTTGCGGCAACAACGAAAAGCTTTACCAGAAGATCGTCCCCCTGAGGGAGGAATACCCCGGACGCTTGACCGTTTTCGGCTACGTGGAAAACATCCACGAGATATTGGCCGCCTCCTATTGCGTCATTACGAAGCCGGGGGGAATCTCCATCACGGAAGCGGCGGCGATGAAGGTTCCGTTGATTTTTTTCAAACCCGTTCCCGGCCAGGAAAGGGAAAATGCCGAGTTTTTCCAGGCGTCGGGGGCGGCCTTCGTCACCTACCACCTTTCGGAAATCAAAGAGAAAATCAATTGGCTGCTGCGGGACGGAAACAAGCAGCGGGAGATGAAAAAGGCGATGGAACGGATCTACAAACCCCACGCCTCCGGAACGATCGTCTCCGAGGTGATCCGTTCCCTCGAAAACCGTGTCCCCTATCCTAAAACGGCAGCCTCCAAAGAAAAATAA
- a CDS encoding conserved virulence factor C family protein, giving the protein MKIVRIEPTPSPNTMKVILDEELPRGERNNYKKETMDQAPEKIKAILAIEGVKGVYHVADFLAVERNPKHEWPAILAEIREIFGEAEAASGGKEPAPAEKFGAVQVFVQYFKGIPMQVKLTDAAEERRYGLPEIFAKAATEAQLPGDNIVLLRKWVEKGVRYGDFDEIGRTVVEELQAAYPEERLEELVKKAKGMETYRPKYIKLVPEMLDHPDWRERYRLLEQMAEPSLEDLPVLRKALADEKPSIRRLAVVYLGMIKDKAVLPYIYEALKDKNVAVRRTAGDCLSDLGYAEAQDAMIEALKDPSKLVRWRAAMFLYETGDERALPALQEAENDPEFEVALQVKMAIERIRGGQEGPGSVWKRMTEARKKT; this is encoded by the coding sequence ATGAAAATCGTCCGTATTGAACCGACCCCGAGTCCGAATACGATGAAGGTCATATTGGACGAGGAGCTTCCCCGGGGGGAGCGGAACAATTATAAAAAGGAGACGATGGACCAAGCGCCGGAAAAGATCAAAGCAATTCTCGCCATCGAAGGGGTGAAGGGGGTTTATCACGTCGCCGACTTTTTGGCCGTCGAACGGAACCCCAAGCATGAATGGCCGGCGATTTTGGCGGAGATCCGGGAAATATTCGGGGAAGCGGAAGCGGCCTCAGGCGGGAAGGAGCCGGCGCCGGCCGAAAAGTTTGGCGCCGTGCAGGTGTTTGTCCAATATTTTAAAGGGATCCCGATGCAGGTGAAATTAACCGACGCCGCGGAAGAAAGGCGTTACGGCCTGCCGGAGATCTTCGCGAAGGCGGCAACGGAAGCCCAGCTCCCCGGCGACAACATCGTCCTGTTGCGGAAGTGGGTGGAAAAGGGGGTCCGTTACGGGGATTTCGATGAAATCGGCAGGACGGTCGTGGAAGAGCTGCAGGCGGCTTACCCCGAGGAACGTTTGGAGGAGCTGGTCAAAAAAGCCAAGGGGATGGAGACGTACCGCCCCAAGTATATCAAGCTCGTGCCGGAAATGCTGGATCATCCCGATTGGCGGGAACGCTACCGCCTGCTCGAACAGATGGCCGAGCCGTCCCTGGAGGATTTGCCCGTTTTGCGGAAGGCGCTGGCCGATGAGAAGCCTTCGATCCGGCGGCTGGCCGTCGTATATTTGGGCATGATCAAGGACAAAGCCGTCTTGCCTTATATTTACGAGGCTTTGAAGGATAAAAACGTCGCCGTCCGCCGGACGGCGGGGGATTGTTTGAGCGACCTCGGCTATGCGGAAGCCCAGGACGCGATGATCGAGGCGTTGAAGGACCCGAGCAAGCTCGTCCGCTGGCGGGCGGCGATGTTCCTCTATGAAACCGGAGACGAACGGGCCTTGCCCGCTCTGCAGGAAGCGGAAAACGATCCGGAGTTTGAAGTCGCCCTCCAGGTGAAAATGGCCATCGAACGGATCCGGGGCGGACAGGAAGGCCCGGGATCCGTTTGGAAGCGGATGACCGAGGCGAGGAAAAAGACTTGA
- a CDS encoding BrxA/BrxB family bacilliredoxin, translating into MSMAYEEYMRQIVKPMREELVKAGFKELLTAEEVERFMKEAAGTVFVAVNSVCGCAGGLARPAAIRALSETEKRPDHLVTVFAGQDREATAKMREYFTGCEPSSPSFALLKDGKLVRFIPREEIEYRSVEEITADLVALFDEYC; encoded by the coding sequence ATGTCCATGGCATATGAAGAATACATGCGGCAAATCGTAAAACCGATGCGGGAAGAATTGGTGAAGGCCGGTTTCAAGGAACTGTTGACCGCCGAGGAAGTGGAGCGGTTCATGAAGGAGGCGGCGGGAACCGTTTTTGTCGCCGTCAATTCGGTTTGCGGCTGCGCCGGCGGATTGGCCAGGCCGGCGGCGATAAGGGCCCTTTCGGAAACGGAGAAACGGCCCGATCATCTCGTGACGGTGTTTGCCGGTCAAGACCGGGAGGCGACGGCAAAAATGCGGGAATACTTTACCGGATGCGAGCCTTCGTCGCCTTCCTTCGCCCTTTTGAAGGACGGAAAACTCGTCCGCTTTATTCCGAGGGAAGAGATCGAATACCGAAGCGTGGAGGAAATCACCGCCGATCTCGTCGCATTGTTCGACGAATATTGCTGA